The following are from one region of the Nicotiana tabacum cultivar K326 chromosome 3, ASM71507v2, whole genome shotgun sequence genome:
- the LOC107779615 gene encoding cholesterol 22-monohydroxylase CYP90B51: MSDLEFFLFLVPPILAVVIILNLFKRKHKFPNLPPGNMGWPFLGETIGYLKPYSATTIGDFMQHHISRYGKIYKSNLFGEPTIVSADAGLNRYILQNEGRLFECSYPRSIGGILGKWSMLVQVGQMHRDMRMISLNFLSNARLRNQLLREVEKHTLLVLGSWKEDSVVCAQDEAKKITFNFMAEHIMSLEPGKTETEQLKKEYITFMKGVVSAPLNFPGTAYRRALQSRSTILNFIERKMEERLEEMKGDESDLLGWVLKNSNLSKEQILDLLLSLLFAGHETSSVAIALAIYFLESCPAAVQQLTEEHLEISRAKKESGVTELTWDDYKKMEFTQCVISETLRLGNVVRFLHRKAVKDVRYKGYDIPCGWKVLPVISAVHLDPSLFGRPQHFDPWRWQNEQGSPSASGGSTGTSSTTKSSNNFMPFGGGPRLCTGSELAKLEMAIFIHYLVLNFHWQLAASDQPFAFPYVDFPNGLPIRIQTNDHSSLL; encoded by the exons ATGTCTGACTtggagttttttctttttcttgttcccCCAATCTTGGCTGTAGTTATTATTCTTAATCTATTCAAAAGAAAACACAAATTTCCAAATCTCCCACCAGGAAACATGGGTTGGCCTTTTCTTGGTGAAACCATTGGCTATTTGAAACCTTATTCTGCTACTACTATTGGAGATTTCATGCAACATCACATCTCAAG GTATGGGAAAATTTACAAGTCAAATTTGTTTGGGGAACCGACAATAGTTTCAGCAGATGCAGGGCTGAACAGATACATTTTGCAAAATGAAGGCAGATTGTTTGAGTGTAGTTACCCGAGAAGTATAGGTGGAATTCTTGGAAAATGGTCTATGTTGGTTCAAGTTGGACAAATGCATAGAGATATGAGGATGATTTCTCTGAATTTTTTGAGCAATGCTAGGCTCAGGAATCAGCTTTTAAGGGAGGTTGAAAAGCATACTCTGCTTGTTCTTGGTTCTTGGAAAGAGGATTCTGTAGTTTGTGCTCAAGATGAAGCAAAAAAGA TTACATTCAACTTTATGGCAGAACATATCATGAGTTTAGAACCTGGAAAGACAGAGACAGAGCAGCTGAAAAAAGAGTACATTACATTTATGAAAGGAGTAGTTTCTGCTCCATTGAATTTTCCAGGAACAGCTTACAGAAGGGCTTTACAG TCTCGATCGACAATTCTTAATTTTATCGAGAGAAAAATGGAAGAGAGACTTGAAGAAATGAAAGGAGATGAAAGTGACCTACTTGGTTGGGTTCTGAAAAATTCCAATCTTTCAAAGGAACAAATTCTTGATTTGCTACTAAGTTTGCTTTTTGCTGGCCATGAAACATCATCTGTAGCCATAGCTCTTGCAATTTATTTCTTGGAAAGTTGTCCTGCTGCTGTTCAACAGCTAACA GAAGAACACTTAGAGATTTCCAGAGCCAAAAAGGAGTCAGGAGTCACAGAATTGACTTGGGATGACTATAAGAAAATGGAATTCACCCAATGT GTTATAAGTGAGACTCTAAGGCTTGGGAATGTAGTAAGGTTTCTTCACAGGAAGGCTGTGAAAGATGTTCGATATAAAG GTTATGACATTCCATGTGGGTGGAAAGTGCTACCGGTGATTTCAGCAGTGCATTTAGATCCTTCACTTTTTGGCCGACCTCAGCACTTCGATCCGTGGAGATGGCAG AATGAACAAGGGTCGCCTTCAGCAAGCGGAGGAAGCACAGGCACGAGCAGCACAACGAAAAGTAGTAATAATTTCATGCCATTTGGGGGAGGACCACGGTTGTGTACAGGATCTGAATTGGCCAAACTTGAGATGGCCATTTTCATCCACTATCTTGTCCTCAATTTCCACTGGCAATTAGCTGCTTCTGATCAGCCTTTTGCCTTCCCTTACGTCGATTTCCCCAATGGCCTCCCCATCAGAATCCAAACAAATGATCACTCTTCATTATTGTAA